From [Flavobacterium] thermophilum:
GCGCACGCTTCCGAGAAGCGGTCAAGGACGCGCTGTCCGATTTCTTTATGGGTGATCGCCCGTCCTTTGAAGCGGATCGTCGCTTTCACTTTATCGCCTTTTTCCAAAAACTTGCGCGCGTTGCGCAGTTTCGTGTTGAAGTCATGCTCCTCGATCGTTGGGCTGAGGCGCACTTCTTTCACATTGATGACCTTTTGCTTTTTGCGCGCTTCTTTTTCTTTCTTCTGCTGCTCGAAGCGGAATTTCCCGTAATCCATGATGCGGCAAACAGGCGGTTTGGCGTTCGGCGCCACAAGCACGAGGTCCAAGTTGCGTCTCGCCGCAATTTCGAGCGCTTCCTGCTTCGACTTGATGCCAAGTTGGTCGCCGTTTTGATCGATCAAGCGCACTTCCCGGGCACGAATTTGCTCGTTGATAATGAAATCTTTGCTAATAATGAGCCACCTCCAAGGTTTTTTCCAACTGGCTTGTTTGCCGGCAGAGCCCGCTCTCAACGAAAAAGCGCGGATGCACAAAGCACCCGCGCACGACGTTCGGACAAAAAGTTGGCGAACCGTAACAACCTGCCAACAGCCTTCTTGGCGTCGGTCAGGTGAGAAGCGGGCGCTTCTGCTTTCGTTACAAACAAGCAATCATTCCACTTTATACACTATACCACCTTGGCGATGGCATGTCAAGGAGCGGCTCTTGATAAACACAACGTCCTTTATTATAATGGATTCTCACTTCGTTAGCAAGAGAAAATTTTCAGTTGACCGCAACAATGCGCTCCAGCCTCCGCCTGCGCGCGAAAAAAAGCGGTCCGAAACGCGTCGGACCGCCATAGGTCGTTCCTTATTTCGCCCGTTTTTCCCGCACGTCTTCCGCTAACAAGGCGGCAAATTCATCAAGCCCCATCGTCCGGCTCTCTTTTTCGCCGTAGCGTCGGACGTTGACCGCTCGCTCGGCCGCCTCTTTGTCGCCGACAACGAGCATGTACGGGATTTTTTGCATTTGCGCTTCGCGGATTTTGTAGCCGATTTTTTCGTCGCGCTCGTCGACTTCAACGCGGAAGCCGCGTTCTTTCAGCGTCCGCTGCACGTCATAGGCGTAATCGAGGTGCGCCTCCGGCGACACCGGGATCACCTTGACTTGAACCGGGGCGAGCCATGTCGGGAACGCGCCTTTGTATTCTTCGATCAAGAACGCGACAAACCGCTCCATCGTTGAGACGACGCCGCGGTGGATGACAACCGGGCGGTGCGGCTTCCCGTCTTCGCCGATGTACGTAAGGTCAAAACGTTCCGGCAAGAGGAAGTCGAGCTGCACCGTTGAGAGCGTTTCGTCTTTGCCGAGCGCCGTGCGCACTTGCACATCGAGCTTCGGCCCGTAAAACGCCGCTTCCCCTTCAGCCTCATAGTAGTCGAGACCGAGCTCGTCCATCGCTTCGCGCAGCATTCGTTGCGCTTTTTCCCACATTTCATCGTCGTCGTAATATTTTTCTTTGTCATGCGGATCGCGGTATGACAAGCGGAACGAGTACTCGTCAAGCCCGAAATCTTTGTATACTTCTAAAATCAAGTTGACGACACGTTTAAACTCGTCTTTAATTTGGTCCGGGCGCACGAAAATATGGG
This genomic window contains:
- the infC gene encoding Translation initiation factor IF-3, yielding MIDQNGDQLGIKSKQEALEIAARRNLDLVLVAPNAKPPVCRIMDYGKFRFEQQKKEKEARKKQKVINVKEVRLSPTIEEHDFNTKLRNARKFLEKGDKVKATIRFKGRAITHKEIGQRVLDRFSEACADIAVVETAPKMDGRNMFLVLAPKNDNK